The DNA segment ACCCACGCCCTTGAGAAACACGCCGCGGATGATGACCAGGAAGTACCGCAACGGATTGAGGAACGTCAGCCACTGCACCGCGATGGGCATGTTGGCGATCGGGTAGATGAACCCGGAGAGCAGCATGGCCGGGAAGAAGAAGAAGAACGTCGTCATCATGGCCTGCTGCTGCGTGCTGCTGACCGTGGAGATGAACAGGCCGATGCCGAGGGTGCTGAGCAGGAAGCAGGCGGTGCCTCCGAGGAGCAGGAGGAAGCTACCGCGGATTGGAATCTCGAACCAGTACACGCCGACCAACGTGACGAGGGCCACGTCGACGAAGCCGATCACGATGAACGGGGCGAACTTGCCCAAGATGAACTCGAGCGGCCGGATCGGCGTGACCATGATCTGCTCGATCGTGCCGACCTCCTTTTCGCGCACGATCGCCATGCCGGTGAGCATGAGCGCGATCAACATGACGAGCACGGCCATGACGCCGGGCACGAAGTAGTTTCGGCTCTCCAGGTTGGGGTTGAACCAGGCGCGGGGACGGAGCTCCACGGCGCCGATGCTCAAGGGTCTTCCTGCACGCCGCAGGGTGGAATCCAGCATGACCTCGTTGTTGTAGCCCGTCGCGATGACGGAGCTGTAGTTCAGTACCAGTCGGGCGGTGTTCGAATCGGAGCCGTCCACGATCAGCTGCACGGGCGCGGGCCGGCCGCTGCGCAACTGTGCCTCGAAGCCGGCGTTGATCTGCAGGATCGCGGCCGCGCGTGTGGCGTCGATTTCCGCCCGCGCGACGGCCTCGTCCTGCGTGGTGGTCACCGCGTCGAAATAGTCGGACCCCGTGAAGCGCGCGATGAGCGTGCGGCTGGCGGGCGTACCGTCGCGGTCGATCACCACGAGCCGCACGTGCCGCACATCCATGGTGACGGCGTAGCCGAAGATCAGGGTCTGGATGATCGGGATGCCGAAGATGACCATGCGCATCCGGGGATCGCGGAACACGGAACGGAACTCCTTCCGGAGCATGGTGAGGATGCGTTCCCACATGGCTATTGGAGCTTTTTGCGGAACCGGGCGACGGCCAGGCCGAGCACGATGGTGGCGAAGAGGGTGAGGAAGAGTGCGTCGGCCCAGAGCGTCTCGAGCCCCACGCCGCGCAGGTAGATGCCCTTGACCAGTGCGACGAAGTAGCGGGCCGGTACGATGGTCGTGATGACCTGCACGGGAATGGGCATGTTCGCGATCGCGAACATGAAGCCCGACAGCAGGAAGGCCGGCAGGAAGGTCGAGACCATGGCGAGCTGGCTCGCGAGCAGCTGCTGACGGGCGATGATGCTGAGCAGGATGCCCTGCGACAGGGTGCCGACGATGAAGAGCGCGGCCATGGCGAACAGCAGCGCGACGTTGCCGCGCAGCGGGACGTCGAAGAGGTAGACGGCCATGAGCACGGCGATGAGGACATCGAGCATGCCCACGACGAAGTAGGGCAGCAGCTTGCCGATGATCAGCTCGGCCGGCTTCACCGGCGTCGAAATGAGCTGCTCCATCGTGCCGCGTTCCCATTCGCGCGCGATCGTGAGCGAGGTGAGCAGGGCGGCGATCAGGCCCATGATGACGGCGATGAGCCCGGGGATGATGAAGTTCTTGGACTCGAGGTCCGGGTTGAACCAGACGCGCGGTCGGAGATCGAGCGGGGCCACCGCGGCGCCCCCGTTGCTGCGCCGGGCCTGGTCGAGCAGGATCTGCTGGTTGTAGCCGAGGGTGATCGCCTGCGTGTAGCCGAGCACGATGGCGGCGGTGTTGGAGTCCGAACCATCGATCACGGCCTGCAGCGAAACCGTGCGGCCGGCGCCGAGTCGGGCGCCGAAATCAGGCGGGATCACGAGCGCGAGCAACGCGTCCCGCGTATCGATCACCCGGTCGATCGACTGGTAGTCATCCCGGGCGCCGACGAACGAAAAGTAGCGGGAGCCGCTGAACCGCGCGACCAGTTCGCGGCTTTCCGGCGAATGACTCTGGTCCCACACGACGAACGGCACACGGTCGACGTCGAGCGTCAGCGCGTAGCCGAAGAGCAGGATCATCAGCATCGGGATGCCGATCGCCATGCCCAGGCTGCGCGGGTCGCGCCGGATGTGGAGGGATTCCTTGCGGGCGATGGCCCAGAGTCGCTGGAAGTTCATTGGTGCACCTCCGACTGCGGCGAACCGGCGCGGTCGCGCGCCTCGATGAGCGAGACGAAGACGTCCTCCAGCGTGGGCGTGATCCGGCCCACGTGGTGCGGCGTGAACCCGCCGCGTTCCAGGGCGGCGCGGGTCGCCTGGAGCGCGGTGTCGGCGTCGCGCGCAACCGCGTGCAGCCCGCGGCCGAACAGCGCCACTTCGGAGATCTCGGGCAGCGCCTCGAGCACGGACATGGCGTCGTTGGCGCGGGGGCAGTCGATCTCGAGGACGGCGTCGGTCATGTGCCGCGTCTTGAGCTCGCGCGGCGTCCCGAGCGCGATGAGCTCGCCGCGGTACACGACGCCGAGACGGTCGCAGTACTCCGACTCCTCCATGTAGTGCGTCGTCACGAAGACCGTCACGCCGCGCCCGGCCAGCGTATAGATCAGATCCCAGAACTGGCGGCGGCTGTTGGGATCCACGCCGGAGGTGGGCTCGTCGAGGAAGAGGATGGGCGGTTCGTGCAGCACGGCGCAGCCGAGCGCGAGCCGCTGCTTCCAGCCGCCGGACAGGTCGGACGTGCGCGAGCGGCGGTGTTCGGTGAGGCCTGCCATCTCGAGCACCCAGGCCTTGCGTTCGGCCTTCTTCGCCGGCGGGAGCCGGTAGATGCCGCTGTAGAAGTCGATGTTCTCCTCGACCGTCAGCTCGTCGTAGAGGGAGAACTTCTGGCTCATGTAGCCGATGCGGGTCTTGATCGCCTCGGTCTGGCGGCGGATGTCGAAGCCCGCGACCCGGCCCTCGCCGCCGGTGGGCGTAAGCAGCCCGCAGAGCATGCGGATGGTGGTGGACTTGCCGGCCCCGTTGGGCCCCAGGAAACCGAAGATCTCGCCGCGTCGGACCGAGAACGAGATGCCGGCGACGGCGCGAAACGAGCCAAAGCGTTTCTCGAGGTTCGAGACCTCGACCACGACTTCGGTGACGGCATCGGGTTGGGTGGGCATGGGATCAGTTCTGCGAGTGGGGCTCCCCATGGTCGTCGTGCCCGCCGGAATCGGTGGCTGCGAGGACGGTCAACAGCGCGAGGACGATGACGGCGTAGATCATGACGCGGCCTTTTGGTTCGCCAGCACGGCAACGAACACGTCCTCGAGCGACGGCTCAATGGGGTGCAGGGAAAGAAGTTCGATCCCGGCGTCGCGCAGGAGCTGGCGCACCCGGGCTTCGGTGGCGGCGGCGTCGCGTGCGGCGACGTGGAGCCGGTCGCCGAACAGGCCGACGGTGGCGTTGGTGAGTGCGCCGCGCAGGACGGCGGCGGCGGCGCGCGGCGCGGGCACACGGACCTCGAGGAGGGCGCCGGGCATGAGCTGCTTCACTTCGTCGGGCGTGCCGAGCCCGAGGAGCCGGCCGGCGTGCAGCAGCGCGAGCCGGTTGCAGCGTTCCGCCTCATCGAGGTACGCGGTTGACACGAAGATCGTCACGCCGTCGCGCACAAGCTGGTAGAGGATGCGCCAGAAGTCGCGGCGGGAGACCGGGTCGACGCCGTTGGTGGGCTCATCGAGGAACAACACGCGCGGCGTGTGAATGAGCGCGCAGGCGAGACCGAGCTTCTGCTTCATGCCACCGGACAGATTGCCGGCGAGCCGCTGCTTGAAGGGCGTGAGGTTGCTGAAACCCAGGAGCTGGTCGAGCCGCTCGGCGCGTTCGCGGGCGGTGACGCCGTAGATGTCGGCGTAGAAGCGGATGTTCTCGAGGACGGTGAGGTCGGGGTAGAGGCCGAAGCGCTGGCTCATGTAGCCGACATGCGCCTTCAGCGGCTCGGCCTGGCGCACGACGTCGTAGCCGGCGACTGTGGCGGTTCCGCTGGTGGGCGGGAGAATGCCCGTGAGCATCCGCATGGTCGTCGTCTTGCCTGCGCCGTCCGGGCCGACCAGGCCAAAGATCTCGCCCTCGGCGACCTCGAGATCGAGGGCGTCGACTGCCTTCGTGGGACCGAAGGAGTGGGACAGAGCGCGGGTGTGGATGGCGGGCATTTCAGATGTCAGAGGTCAGATGTCAGAGGTCAGATCTCGGAAGCCAGAAGTGAGAGGCCAGATGTCAGATGTCGGAGGTCAGATGTCGGAGGGCGGGGGATGACAGGCGCGGAGCGAGGGCGGCGGGCCGAAGGTGATTTGGAATGGTAATGTGATCGGTGGCTGGCTTCCGGCCTCAGGCTTCCGGCTTCTGGCCTCCGGCCTCTGGAATGTGCACGTCGGCGGGCATGCCGGGCTTCAGCTCGTCGTTCGGGTTGTTGATGTCGACCTTCACGCGGAAGACCAACTTCACGCGCTCCTTGGTGGTCTGGACGGTCTTGGGCGTGAACTCGGCCTCGGAGGCGATGAAGCCCACGATGCCTTCGTACGACTTGCCGGGGAAGGAATCGGTGGTGACAGCGACCTTTTGGCCCCGGCGGAGGCGGCCGAGGTCGGACTGATCGAGGTAGGCGCGGACCCAGACGTGGACGGTGTCGGCCACGGTGACGACGGGCGTGCCGGGGGAGACGAACTCGCCGGGCTCGAGGTGGTGGGAGAGAACGACGCCGGTGAGCGGCGACACGAGCCGGGTGTTGTCGACCTGGGTTTCGGCGAGGGCAACGGCGGCGCGGGCCTGCGCGACGCGGGCGCGCGCCTGCTGGATGACCTCGGCGCGCGGACCCTCGCGCACGAGCTGGAGCTTCTCGCCGGCTTCGACGACGCGGGCCTCGGCGACTTTGAGCTGGGCCTCGGCGGTATCGTGTTCGCGGGTGGAGATGGCGGCTTGTTGCAGGAGCTCCTGCTGGCGTTTGAAGTCGACCCGGGCGCGATCGCGTTCGGCCTCGGCGCTTCGCAGGGCGGCGGCGGCAGCGGCGATCTCCTGCGGACGCGAACCGGCCTCGAGCTCCGCGAGCGCGGCCTCGGCGGCGGCGAGTTCGGCGCGGCGCAAGGCGAGCTGCTGCTTCTGCTCGATGTCATCGAGCTGGGCGACCAGCTGCCCCACCTTCACTGGATCGCCCTCAAATACGGGCCGCTGGGCGATGCGCCCTGCGATCTTGAAGCCGAGCTGCGCGTCGACGACTTCGATGTTGCCGGAGAGAACCCGGGCGCCGTTGGGATCGACCCGGGAACGGTTGCAGCCGACGGCGAGGAGGAGCGCGGCGCAGGCGAGGGAGAGGGCGGCGGATTTCATGTCAGGCGGAGAAGAAGGAGATCAGGGCGTTGAGATAGCCGGCCGGGTGGTCGGCGGGAGCCGAGACCGGCGGGACGCGCGTGGCGCGAGTGCGGCGGCGGGCGACGCGGCTCGAAGGGCGCGTCCGATCCGGGAGGCTGGGGCGCCGCTGCGGAGGCTTGGGTTCAGGTGCTCTTTTCATATTCCTTGCGGCCCGCGGGGGTGAGCAGTCCGGAGAAGAACAAATGCAGGCCGCGCTGGAGCGTCTGCGGAAGGGTAAGCTGGGTCCGTTCGAGGACGGCAGGCTGCACGAGGCCGCGGATCGCCTGGAGCCAGAACTCGGCGGCAAACGCGGGATCGACATCGGCGCGGACCTTGCCCTCGGCGATGCCCATGCGAACGAGTTGTCCGAAGACCACGGGAATGGTCTGGCTGCGGATATCCTCGATCTTGCGGTACGTGGCGGGGGCAAAGCGCTCGAGATCACGCAGGACGGCGGGCGACAGGCGCGCGAGGTTGGCGCTGGCGACGTCGACCACGCCCGAGATGCGCTGGGGAAACGTGAGGGTGGGATCAGCCAAGACCGCCTTCATGCCGCCCTGGATGCTGGCGCCCATCAGGTCGATGATCTGGTTGACGATGGCGTCCTTGCTGGGGAAGTGCACGTAGAGCGTCTTCTTGCTGACGCCCAGCTCGTGCGCGAGCTGATCCATGGTGAACGCCTGGTAGCCGTAGGTGAGCATCAGTCGGCGGGCCGCGTGCAGCAGGCGCGCGCGCTCAGGCGGCTGCTGATCGAACACGGTATCGGCGGAGTAGGCTGGGCGAGAAACCATGGAAACCGAAAGAGGTCCTAGAGTTTCCAATTGTCAAGCCGCCCGCCGCGGCGCCGCCGGAACCGGCTTGTTACGTAACAACTTCGGATGACGCGCATCGCGCGTTGACGCCGCGCCGGGGACGCGTCTGCTCGCGTCATGTCGCTCTCCCTCGTTGTCCT comes from the Opitutus sp. ER46 genome and includes:
- a CDS encoding HlyD family efflux transporter periplasmic adaptor subunit, giving the protein MKSAALSLACAALLLAVGCNRSRVDPNGARVLSGNIEVVDAQLGFKIAGRIAQRPVFEGDPVKVGQLVAQLDDIEQKQQLALRRAELAAAEAALAELEAGSRPQEIAAAAAALRSAEAERDRARVDFKRQQELLQQAAISTREHDTAEAQLKVAEARVVEAGEKLQLVREGPRAEVIQQARARVAQARAAVALAETQVDNTRLVSPLTGVVLSHHLEPGEFVSPGTPVVTVADTVHVWVRAYLDQSDLGRLRRGQKVAVTTDSFPGKSYEGIVGFIASEAEFTPKTVQTTKERVKLVFRVKVDINNPNDELKPGMPADVHIPEAGGQKPEA
- a CDS encoding ABC transporter ATP-binding protein, whose translation is MPAIHTRALSHSFGPTKAVDALDLEVAEGEIFGLVGPDGAGKTTTMRMLTGILPPTSGTATVAGYDVVRQAEPLKAHVGYMSQRFGLYPDLTVLENIRFYADIYGVTARERAERLDQLLGFSNLTPFKQRLAGNLSGGMKQKLGLACALIHTPRVLFLDEPTNGVDPVSRRDFWRILYQLVRDGVTIFVSTAYLDEAERCNRLALLHAGRLLGLGTPDEVKQLMPGALLEVRVPAPRAAAAVLRGALTNATVGLFGDRLHVAARDAAATEARVRQLLRDAGIELLSLHPIEPSLEDVFVAVLANQKAAS
- a CDS encoding TetR/AcrR family transcriptional regulator, producing the protein MVSRPAYSADTVFDQQPPERARLLHAARRLMLTYGYQAFTMDQLAHELGVSKKTLYVHFPSKDAIVNQIIDLMGASIQGGMKAVLADPTLTFPQRISGVVDVASANLARLSPAVLRDLERFAPATYRKIEDIRSQTIPVVFGQLVRMGIAEGKVRADVDPAFAAEFWLQAIRGLVQPAVLERTQLTLPQTLQRGLHLFFSGLLTPAGRKEYEKST
- a CDS encoding ABC transporter permease encodes the protein MWERILTMLRKEFRSVFRDPRMRMVIFGIPIIQTLIFGYAVTMDVRHVRLVVIDRDGTPASRTLIARFTGSDYFDAVTTTQDEAVARAEIDATRAAAILQINAGFEAQLRSGRPAPVQLIVDGSDSNTARLVLNYSSVIATGYNNEVMLDSTLRRAGRPLSIGAVELRPRAWFNPNLESRNYFVPGVMAVLVMLIALMLTGMAIVREKEVGTIEQIMVTPIRPLEFILGKFAPFIVIGFVDVALVTLVGVYWFEIPIRGSFLLLLGGTACFLLSTLGIGLFISTVSSTQQQAMMTTFFFFFPAMLLSGFIYPIANMPIAVQWLTFLNPLRYFLVIIRGVFLKGVGFDVLWPQMAALVALGIAVMAFAVSRFHKTTG
- a CDS encoding ABC transporter ATP-binding protein — protein: MPTQPDAVTEVVVEVSNLEKRFGSFRAVAGISFSVRRGEIFGFLGPNGAGKSTTIRMLCGLLTPTGGEGRVAGFDIRRQTEAIKTRIGYMSQKFSLYDELTVEENIDFYSGIYRLPPAKKAERKAWVLEMAGLTEHRRSRTSDLSGGWKQRLALGCAVLHEPPILFLDEPTSGVDPNSRRQFWDLIYTLAGRGVTVFVTTHYMEESEYCDRLGVVYRGELIALGTPRELKTRHMTDAVLEIDCPRANDAMSVLEALPEISEVALFGRGLHAVARDADTALQATRAALERGGFTPHHVGRITPTLEDVFVSLIEARDRAGSPQSEVHQ
- a CDS encoding ABC transporter permease yields the protein MNFQRLWAIARKESLHIRRDPRSLGMAIGIPMLMILLFGYALTLDVDRVPFVVWDQSHSPESRELVARFSGSRYFSFVGARDDYQSIDRVIDTRDALLALVIPPDFGARLGAGRTVSLQAVIDGSDSNTAAIVLGYTQAITLGYNQQILLDQARRSNGGAAVAPLDLRPRVWFNPDLESKNFIIPGLIAVIMGLIAALLTSLTIAREWERGTMEQLISTPVKPAELIIGKLLPYFVVGMLDVLIAVLMAVYLFDVPLRGNVALLFAMAALFIVGTLSQGILLSIIARQQLLASQLAMVSTFLPAFLLSGFMFAIANMPIPVQVITTIVPARYFVALVKGIYLRGVGLETLWADALFLTLFATIVLGLAVARFRKKLQ